ATGATCTCCGCTTTTGCGAATACTTGGAAGGTGCCGGAACTCCGTGACCGGATCCTCTTCACCCTCGCCATGATCATCATCGTGCGCCTCGGGGTGCACATCACCCTCCCGGGTGTCGATGCCGGCGTGATCGAGAAGTGGATGGAACACGCCGCGAAGCAGCAGGGCGATGGCGGTAACGCCTTCGGTGCCATGCTTACCATCTTCGCCGGTGGTGGCCTCCAGCAGGCGGGTATCTTTGCTCTCGGGATCATGCCGTATATCTCGGCATCGATCATGGTCCAGCTCATGACCGCGGTGGTGCCGAAGCTGGCCCGCCTCGCCCGTGAGGATGGCGGCCGCCAGAAGATCACCCAGTACACGCGCTACATCACGATCGTGATCGCGCTGGTGCAGAGCTTCTTCGTGGCCCGCTCGCTGGCGAATCCGGAGACCCTCTTCTACATGCCGGGTATCGATGACGAATCGAAGTTCGGCGTGCTGGTCCCGGATCCTTCCACGCTTTGGTTCGCGCTGATCGTGATCACCCTCGTTGCCGGCACCCTTCTGCTGATGTGGATCGGTGACCAGATGACGGAGCGCGGTATCGGTAACGGTACCTCGATCATCATCACGGTGAACATCATCTCGGCCCTGCCGGGTGCGCTGGTCCAGACCTGGCAGCACTTCGTCACCGGGGATGACGTCAGCCCGTTCCGCTCGGTCATGCTGGTCGTCATGATCGCGATGCTCCTGCTCGTGATCGCTGGAACCATCGCCATCACCCAGGCCCAGCGCCGGATCGCGGTCCAGTATGCGAAGCGCGTCGTCGGCCGGAAGCAATTCGGCGGCCAGACCCAGTATCTCCCGCTGAAGGTGAACTACGCCGGCGTGATGCCGATCATCTTCGCCACGGCGATCCTCTCGCTGCCCGCGATGATGCTCACCTGGTTCTTCAAGGGCGCTCCTTGGGCGGTGAAGCTCCAGACCCAGCTCAACCCCGGCGGCACTTGGTACTACATCCTCGGCGGTATCTTCATCTTCTTCTTCTCCTACTTCTGGGTGGCTACCATGTTCCAGCCGTCCCAGATCTCGGAAGACCTGAAGCGCAACGGCGGCTACGTCCCCGGCGTGCGCCCGGGCAAGCCCACCGCGGACTTCCTCGACTTCACGATGACCCGCCTGACCTTCGCGGGTGCCATCTTCCTCACCCTGATCTTCGTGCTCCCGGCCTTCATCGGTCACTTGGTGAGCCTGCCGCCCGGATCGATGGTGCTGCAGTTCTTCGGCGGCACCAGCTTGCTGATCTTGGTGGGCGTGGTGCTCGACGTCATGCGCCAGGTGGAGACCCACCTGCTGCAGCGCCACTACGATGGCTTCCTGCGCAAGGGTAAGATCAAGGGTCGCTACGACCGTCTTGCCCAGACGGGGAATGCAGCTTCCAGCACCGCGCTGGTTTACCTCTGGGCCGTGATCGGCCTGATCGTGGTGGTGGCGGCGGCGGCGTGGATCGCCAAGTGATTCGCCCCATCCCGCCGGAGCTCATGCCACATCGACTCGTTCTTCTCGGTCCCCCTGCCTCGGGCAAGGGGACACAGGGGCGCCGCTTGGCCGAGGATCTCGGACTCGCCTACCTCAGCACCGGTGCCCTGCTCCGCTCCGCGGTCGAGCAGGGGACGGAGCTGGGCAAGCAGGCCGCGCCCGTCCTTGAGCGCGGCGAATACCTGTCCGACGAGCTGATGTGCTCGATCATGGGCGAATGGCTCGGCCGTCAGAAGGGCGGCTGGGTGCTGGACGGATTCCCGCGCAGCATCACCCAGACCGACTTCCTTTCGGCATGGCTGGCGGACAAGAGTCTGAAGCTCGATGCCGCGATCTTGCTGGAAGTGCCGCTGGACGAGTTACTCATCCGTCTCGGCAACCGGATCGAATGTCCGGAGTGCCGCTGGTCCGGTCGCAAGCAGGACCTGAACGGCGCCGACCGCTGCCCGGAGTGCGGTGGCGTTCCCGCTCCGCGTGCCGACGATACCCCTACGAATTTCCGTTCCCGCCTTGCGGAGTACGAGGAGAACACGCTACCCGTCGTCTCCCGCTACGAGCAGGAAGGCCTGCTCCATCGTTTCGATGCAACCCGCGGTCCCGATGAAGGAGCGAAGCGCCTTCTCGAACTCGTGAAATCCCTCAAGTCCCATGGCTAGGCGGCATAAGATTAAGATCAAGACCCCGCATGAGATCGGCAAGATGCGGGTCGCGGGCCAGGCTGCCAGCGAGGTCCTCATGGAACTCGTGAAGGCGGTCGAGCCGGGGCGCACCACCTTGGAGATCGACCAGCTTGCCAAGGAGCTGATGAAGGAGCGCGACTGCAAGAGCGCCTTCCTCGGCTACCGCGGCTTCCGCGGCCAGATCTGCATCTCGGTGAACGAGGAGATCGTTCATGGCATCGGCGGTCCCCGCAAGATCCAGCCCGGCGATGTGGTGAAGCTCGATGTCGGCGTGGTGAAAAGCGGCTTCATCGGCGACAATGCCATCACGGTGGCCGTCGGTGAGATTGCCGAGGAAACCCGCCGCCTGCTTGTCGCCACGGAGGAGTCCCTTTTCGCAGCGATCAATCACGCCCGCGCCGGGGAACGCCTCGCGGATCTGTGTGGCGCAGTTGAAGAGCATGTCCGCCCGCTCGGTTTCACCGTGGTCCGCGAGTTCGTCGGTCACGGCGTCGGCCGCGATCTCCATGAGGAGCCGCAGGTCCCGAACTACCGCCCGCAGGGCAAGAGCCCGATCCTCGAACCGGGCATGACCCTCGCCATCGAGCCGATGGTGAATGCGGGCACGGCTTCCATCCGGATCCTGGATGATGGCTGGACCGTCATCACCACGGACAAGAAGCCTTCCGCGCACTTCGAGCACACCGTTCTCGTCACGGATGGCGAGCCAGAGCTGCTCACCTGGCGCCCGCGCGGCGTTCCGGGTCTCTAAGACTCCGAGGCGTCGCTTCAGGGCTTTGTCACCGGCTTCTTCGTCACCGCGGCGCGGTAACGTTCGATCGCCTCGGCGATGCCCGTGCTCACCGCATTGCGGTAAGCTTCCGTGTGGATCAGGCGCGCCTCGTAGCCGTGCGTCATGAACCCGCACTCCACCAGGATGGAGGGGTGACGTACCCCGGTCAGCACGCTGAAACGCGCGCGCTTGATGCCGCGGTCGAAGGTGTTCTTGCCCAGCCGGCGGGTCATGCAGCCGTGCACCGCAGTGGCCAGCGCCACATTCGCGGAGTCATGGCTATTGCCCGTACGCTCTTGGAAATCGCTTTGGTTCAGGCCGCGACCGTAGTGCGCCACACCAATTGGCGAGAGGGTGAAGGTCTCGATCCCGCGCGCCGCACTGCCGCCGGAATTGTGATGGATCGAGATGAAGATCGCGTTGTCGCGCACCCGGTTCGCCACGTCCACCCGCTCCTGCAGGGTCAGGTAGCGGTTGGTCTCCCGCGTCATGATCACCTTGTAGCCGCGCTTCGCGAGCATGCCCTTGAGCTTCTCGGCGATCATCAGGTTATAGACCGCCTCCGTGCCCAGCGCATTCGTGGCTCCCGGATCCTTGCCGCCGTGGCCGGCGTCGATGATCACCGTTTTGAAGTTCCCGGCATTGTCGATGTAGCTCGGGCGTAGCACGGGATCGACCAGCTTCGCGAGATCGATGCGGGAGATCCATGCCTTCCCGCCCATCTCCTCCACCTTGTAGCTGAAGACGAATTTCACGCCGTTCATCAGGCACTCCTGCCCGCCCACGCGCATCTTCAGTTTGATCTTCTTGTTCTCCAGCACCACCTCGTTGCCGGAGCGGCTCAGGGATTCGAAGCCGTAGAAAGTCTTCATCCCGTCCACCGCGACATAATCGCGACCGTTGATCGGCTTCGTGTCCCACTGCGCGGACACGGGAGCGATCACGCCGAACCAGAGCAGGACGGCGAGGATAAGGGGGCTTTTTGCGAGTCGGGACGACATGACAAGTTAGGCGCGGGGGCGCTGCTTTGGGTTCGGCCCCCGGTCGATAGGGCCTGATTTCTACGCCCTTCCGCGGCGCATGACAAATCCGTTTTCCATGAATTGCTTGACCTCCTTTGGGCTTTTCGCGGGCTCCTCCTCCCGTAGTTTCCCGGCCATGGTGATCGAAACCGTCGGCAATTATCGGGCGAAGTGGGGCGAGGGCTCCCTGTGGTGGAATGGAACTCTTCTCTATGTGGACATCGAGGCGCACCGGGTGATCCGCTTCGATCCCGCCAGCGGCGAGGAGAAGATTTGGGAGGTCGGCGAGCGCGTCGGCACCGTGGTCCCGCGCGAGGCCGGCGGCCTGGTCATCGCCGGGGACAATGGGTTCCATTTCCTCGATGAGGCCAATGGCAAGCTCAGCGCCATCGGCGATCCCGAGCCGGACAAGAAGCCGGACAACCGCTTCAACGACGGCAAATGCTCTCCGGACGGCCGCTTCTTCGCCGGCACCATCAGTCTGGTGAAGAAGACTGGTGATGCCCGCCTCTACCGCCTCGATCCCGACCGGACGATTCACGAGGTCTTCGGTCCCGTCACGAATTCGAACGGCATCGTGTGGAGCGCGGACGGCCGCACGGTCTATTACATCGATACCCCGCGCAAGGAGGTGCTCGCCTTCGACTATGAGGCGGGCCATCTCACGAATCTTCGCAGTGTTGTTTCGACCGCGCATCACGAGGCTTCCCCGGACGGCATGACCATCGATGCGGACGGCAATCTCTGGATCGCCTTCTGCCACGGCGCCTGTGTCGCCTGCTTTAGCCCGCTGAGTGGGGAGGAGCTGCGGAAGGTCGATCTGCCCTGCTTGGAAACGACTTCCTGCGCCTTCGGCGGCCCGGATCTTGCCGATCTCTACGTGACCACCGGCCTGCACAAGAGCGTGGTGGAGGAGGATGCCGGTCGCCTTTTCGTGATCCGCGGCTTGGGGATCAAGGGCCTCCCCGCCCACGCCTTCGCCGGGTAGCCGCTTTGGGTGAATCTGCCGTCGTTGTGAAACGATTGGCGCTTTGCTAGGGTAAAGATCGCGATCCTGATGTCGCGATTTCTGCTCATTCCTGCGCTTGCTGTCGCTTCTGCCGCCAAGGCCGAGGTCTCGTATGCGTATGAGATCCGGCCGATTCTCTCGGACAAGTGCTTCGCCTGCCACGGGCCGGATGGCGGGAAGCGCGAGGCGGACCTGCGACTGGACACGGCGGAGGGTGCCACTGCGAGCGCGATTGTGCCGGGAGATCCGGGTAAGTCGGAGGCATGGCAGCGCATCCTTTCGCAGGATCCGGAGGAGCTCATGCCTCCGCCTTCATCGCACCTCAGCCTCACCAACGCGGAGAAAGCTCTGATCAAGCGCTGGATCGAGGAGGGCGCGAAGTATCAGCCGCATTGGTCCTTCCAGCCGCTGCCGGAGAGCGTG
The genomic region above belongs to Luteolibacter rhizosphaerae and contains:
- a CDS encoding adenylate kinase family protein, with product MPHRLVLLGPPASGKGTQGRRLAEDLGLAYLSTGALLRSAVEQGTELGKQAAPVLERGEYLSDELMCSIMGEWLGRQKGGWVLDGFPRSITQTDFLSAWLADKSLKLDAAILLEVPLDELLIRLGNRIECPECRWSGRKQDLNGADRCPECGGVPAPRADDTPTNFRSRLAEYEENTLPVVSRYEQEGLLHRFDATRGPDEGAKRLLELVKSLKSHG
- the secY gene encoding preprotein translocase subunit SecY — translated: MISAFANTWKVPELRDRILFTLAMIIIVRLGVHITLPGVDAGVIEKWMEHAAKQQGDGGNAFGAMLTIFAGGGLQQAGIFALGIMPYISASIMVQLMTAVVPKLARLAREDGGRQKITQYTRYITIVIALVQSFFVARSLANPETLFYMPGIDDESKFGVLVPDPSTLWFALIVITLVAGTLLLMWIGDQMTERGIGNGTSIIITVNIISALPGALVQTWQHFVTGDDVSPFRSVMLVVMIAMLLLVIAGTIAITQAQRRIAVQYAKRVVGRKQFGGQTQYLPLKVNYAGVMPIIFATAILSLPAMMLTWFFKGAPWAVKLQTQLNPGGTWYYILGGIFIFFFSYFWVATMFQPSQISEDLKRNGGYVPGVRPGKPTADFLDFTMTRLTFAGAIFLTLIFVLPAFIGHLVSLPPGSMVLQFFGGTSLLILVGVVLDVMRQVETHLLQRHYDGFLRKGKIKGRYDRLAQTGNAASSTALVYLWAVIGLIVVVAAAAWIAK
- the map gene encoding type I methionyl aminopeptidase, producing the protein MARRHKIKIKTPHEIGKMRVAGQAASEVLMELVKAVEPGRTTLEIDQLAKELMKERDCKSAFLGYRGFRGQICISVNEEIVHGIGGPRKIQPGDVVKLDVGVVKSGFIGDNAITVAVGEIAEETRRLLVATEESLFAAINHARAGERLADLCGAVEEHVRPLGFTVVREFVGHGVGRDLHEEPQVPNYRPQGKSPILEPGMTLAIEPMVNAGTASIRILDDGWTVITTDKKPSAHFEHTVLVTDGEPELLTWRPRGVPGL
- a CDS encoding N-acetylmuramoyl-L-alanine amidase family protein, which encodes MSSRLAKSPLILAVLLWFGVIAPVSAQWDTKPINGRDYVAVDGMKTFYGFESLSRSGNEVVLENKKIKLKMRVGGQECLMNGVKFVFSYKVEEMGGKAWISRIDLAKLVDPVLRPSYIDNAGNFKTVIIDAGHGGKDPGATNALGTEAVYNLMIAEKLKGMLAKRGYKVIMTRETNRYLTLQERVDVANRVRDNAIFISIHHNSGGSAARGIETFTLSPIGVAHYGRGLNQSDFQERTGNSHDSANVALATAVHGCMTRRLGKNTFDRGIKRARFSVLTGVRHPSILVECGFMTHGYEARLIHTEAYRNAVSTGIAEAIERYRAAVTKKPVTKP
- a CDS encoding SMP-30/gluconolactonase/LRE family protein — encoded protein: MVIETVGNYRAKWGEGSLWWNGTLLYVDIEAHRVIRFDPASGEEKIWEVGERVGTVVPREAGGLVIAGDNGFHFLDEANGKLSAIGDPEPDKKPDNRFNDGKCSPDGRFFAGTISLVKKTGDARLYRLDPDRTIHEVFGPVTNSNGIVWSADGRTVYYIDTPRKEVLAFDYEAGHLTNLRSVVSTAHHEASPDGMTIDADGNLWIAFCHGACVACFSPLSGEELRKVDLPCLETTSCAFGGPDLADLYVTTGLHKSVVEEDAGRLFVIRGLGIKGLPAHAFAG